CAGAAGATGCTCAATGTTGGCTGGATCTTTGCCGTGCAACAGGTAACCTACGGTATCGTCTCGTTTCGCTAATTTCTTACTTTCGGCAAAAAAGTTTCGTTTGTAATCGAGTAAGGTAACGCGGTTTTCGATGGCTGCGTCAACTAGGCTTTGCCCAGCAGTAAGTTGATTACGAATGGCTTGGGCAAAGGTGACAGGACCATTATGGCTGTCAATAACTTGTCCTAATGTTGAACCTTGTTCGTACAGAATACCAATTGACCCTTGCAGGTCAGGATAACTAGACGCCTTGCCTAAGTAAAAATCGTCAAATCGTTGCTTGCTAAAATAAGGTTGTTGTTGTTTATCGAATTTTTTTGCCGTGGCATCGGTTAGTAATTTGGTTAGTTGCTGATTTTTTTCTGGGGTTAGCGGGTTAACGCGGCTGGCGATTCCAGGCTGAAAAAAGTAACTATGTGCATGATGCATTTCGTGAAAGTCAGCGACAACATTAGGTCGGTAATGATGAAAAAAGCTTAAGCGTGCTTGAGTTTCCGGTTGATTCGCAGGGACCCAATCGCGGTTTAAATCAAACCAAAAATGATTGCCACGGCCTTTTAACCAGTTTTGTTGGTGTTCAATATGTTGCGCGTCTGCCACAGGATGTAGGCTAGCGTGGCTATTAGCCCATGTGGAATACCTAGCGTAACCATCAGGATTAATTACCGGTTCGATAAATACCACAGCATGCTGTAAATAGTCATCAATATCTGGGCGCGATAGCAGATTGTAGGCCAATTGCACAGCCGCATGAGCGCCGCTGGCTTCGTCGCCATGCGCGGTATAGCCCATCCAAATAAACAGCGGTAACTCGGTAACAACCGGTTTTTCCGCATTTGGGTTAGATAATTGCTCATGCCTGACTCTTAATTCATCAAGGCGTTTTATGTTTTGGCTATTAGAAATGGCATAAACGCGTAAATCTCGTTTTTCATGGCTTGAGCCTAAAGATAATATTTTGACGTGGGAATTATTGTCGGCCAGTTCATTTAAGTATTGGTGAATTTGATCAAACCGTAAATGGCGCGAGCCTAATTGCTCGGTGAAATAAGCTTGAGGTGAAACAATTTGTGCCCAACTACTGAATGCAGCTAGCAAGCTCAACAGAATGGCGACAGTTTTTAAGCATTTGAAAAACATATCAAAAAGAAATTTTATAAGCTGAATGCATAAGCAACTTGGATAATATAACCCAAGGTTACCAGAAAGTTGGCATCAAAGTCCCGAAAAGAGTATCATGTTTAATAATTTCCGAGTAATTTAGTCAGGTAATTGGTATGTCTGAAAACAGCCCGCTTATTAGTATTTCCGAAGCCGCCCAAGGCCACTTTGCCAAGTTATTAGAAACACAACCTGAAGGTACGCAAATTCGTGTGTTTGTGGTTAATCCTGGCACGCCAAATGCCGAATGTGGTGTTTCTTATTGTCCAGCTGATGCAATTGAAGATAAAGATATTCGCATCACTTTTTCAGCATTTGATGCCATTATCGATCCGGACAGTGAAGCTTATTTAGAAGAAGCCGTCATTGATTTCACAACCGATCAAATGGGTTCGCAACTAACACTTAAAGCGCCAAATGCGAAAATGCGTAAAGTGGCAGAAGATGCCCCTTTGCAAGAGCGTGTTGAGTATGTGTTAGAAAGCACTATTAACCCGCAATTAGCTAATCATGGCGGTAAGGTGATGCTGGCTGAATTGACTGAAGAAGGTGTTGCCGTACTACAATTTGGTGGTGGTTGTAATGGTTGTTCTATGGTCGATTTAACTTTAAAAGAAGGTATCGAAAAACAGTTGCTTGAGCAATTTCCCGGCGAGTTAACGGGTGTTAAAGATGCGACTGACCATGAGCATGGTGATCACTCATACGCGTAAGCATCGTTAAGCGTGAAGCCAAAGTTTAAAAAATGGATATATCAATTGGGGGCTAATCCACAACGTAGCGCCCAATTTTTTTGGCGCGGATTCGTGGCCTTTTGGCCTTGCGCCTTTTTAATTGCCTATGGCGCGGTTAATGAAAATATTTGGTTTTACCTTGGTATTACTTTACTGATCCCTGCTTTTATCTGTGCTATTTATGGCTATATCGGTATGTTGGCCAATCGTTTTGCACAAGTTATTGGGCATGCAGATAAGGCTAAGCAGCTTTTTGATTAAATATAGTCTTCTCACTCAGGTCTTATGGTTCATTGTCAGCGCTTACTCTCGACTTTGGCTCCTGCGTCGTCCTACTACCTAAATCCCTTTAGGCAACCCCAATCACATAGTAGAGCATATGCTCATGGGGATTCGAAGCTTGCCTGCATGGATGCAGGTAAGGGGCGTGAGCAGGACGCGGTAGCTTTGACGGCTTTGCCTACATGGATGTAGGTACTTAGGTTTCGTCTGGAACTAGAAACCTGCCCCTAAAACCTGATTGCTTTGACTATAAAACTTAATCCCAACCCACTTCATCACGGCATTTGCTATGTTCATTTTAAGTTTAATGCGTCAATCGCTTCGTTTTTGTTTTCTTTCGCTCGCTTTATTGACCTATTCGGTTAGCTGTTTTGCTCAACAGCATGCGGTGATATTGCAGTATCATCATGTTGCCGAAAATACGCCACCTGTCACCAGTATTAGCCCAACTGGCTTTAGTCAGCATATGCAATATTTGGCTGATGAGGGGTATCAGGTACTCGCATTACCTGACATAGTACAGCGGATTAAAAGCAACCAAGCATTACCGGAAAAAGCCGTCGCCATTACTTTTGATGACGGTTATGCCAACCTAATGGAGCATGCTATACCTGAGTTAATCCAGCGGGGGTGGCCGTATACTATTTTTATCAACCCTGGCTTAGTTGGTAAAACGATTTATATGGATTGGCCGCAAATTAAAAATGTGGCTAAGCAAGGGGCAACAATTGCTAATCATGGCTGGCAGCATGATTATTGGGTGCGGCCAGAACAAGGCATGAGTCAGCAAGCTTGGCGAGATAAAGTTGAGCAACAAATACTCACGGCCGAACAGGAAATCGCCAAGCAAACCGGTCAGCGTCATAAAATGGTAGCCTACCCTTATGGTGAATATGATTTGTCATTAGCCAATTGGCTGGAAGAGCAAGGTTTTATTGCCTTTGGTCAACATAGTGGCCCAATGAGTCGCTATAGTCATTGGCAAAGTTTGCCGCGATTTCCCGCCAATGGCATTTACGCTAACTTAAATACATTAAAAACTAAATTGGCCAGTTTACCGTTTCCAGTTAAAGCTACTCGCTATATTGAACCTGTTGTTAAGCAACCATTTAAGCCAGTGTTAGATATTGAGTTTGAGCAAGTGCAAGATTTTAGCTTACAGCAAATAAACTGCTTTGTGGCGGGGCAAGACAAACCAAAAGTGACAATAGTGAATACTAAACACATTCAAGTACAAGCCTCTCAGAGCTTAACTGAAGGCCGTCATCGTTATAACTGTACTGCGCCGAGCCGAGCTAAACCTGGGCAGTATTATTGGTTTTCGCAGCCGTGGTTGCGTGTGCCTTGATTAAGCATATTGTGGTTAGCGAAAAGGCATCATTTCTACGGTAAAAGCGTTACCCGCGATAAAGCGTTTTGAATGCTCCGAAATGCGAGCGGCAGGTAATAAAGCAGGGCCAGTAGGCTCTGCTAGTACATAATGTGTACCGTCTACCTCAACATAATCATCAGATTTTTGATAGGGAATTTGTATACCTATTAATGCATGGTCGGGGAGCAGAATAATCGCAATGCCAACCCGAGGAAAAACTCCGCGTAATATACTCGCCATTAACGTGGATTTACTATCGCAATCGCCTTTGTTTTCTAGCAACAGTCGGTTAGGTGGATTAAAGCCAGCACCATGTGAGTCGCGGCGATTTTCTAAATCTTGGTAAGGAATGCTTTGCACAAACGCCAATATATAGTTAATGATATAACGAGTGGGGTAACCGCCATACTCGGTTGCAATGTATTGATTGAGTGGGGTTAGTAAGTTCATTGACTCGATTGCAAAGCGAGTGTAAGCCGGTTTGATACCTAGGTGGCCATAGCTATCTGTCGTGCGCTCGTAATAAGAATCCAGCAAAAATTGATTTTCTATTTCCTGCTTGGTTTGTAAAGCTTGTTGTAAAATCTGACTGGTTTTTTGTTTATTTCTTCCTTTAACTTGGATCTCTAATTCACCAGAACGTTTTAAAACATACACTTGCGCGCCGCGTTTAGATAGTTTGGGTAAGCTTTTTCGCAGTCCGACTTCTATGTTGCGTAAAGCAACAGCCGGTTTGTAGCGTTTGAAACTACGAAATGTGTCATGCATTTGCTGAGCGTCAAAAGCCAGTTCAATTTTATGGTCTTTATTGTCTAAGCCTTGCCAGCCATAGCTTAAGGTTACGGCATTTTTACCCACTTTTTTGTTGAATAAGGTTTGTTCAGCTTGGATTGCCAACGGGCAACATAAAGCCAAATAGCATAGGTAACGCCGAGTGTTAGCTAGCATAATTTTGCTTTTAATTCTCCAGTCTAGCAATTTTATATAATTGCACTATTATAACATTGGATTAACGAAATCTTATCCAAATCAACCATTTGTAAACTATAGTATAGTCAAGCCATTCAGTTTTAAGCTCCCTTGATATTTATTCAATAGAATGACAGGAGCGAAACACGGTTAATGAAGCCTTAAACTTAACGGTAAGACTATATATTCGTTCTAAATCTAATTTGCCAATGCCTTTGGAGTAGCAGTGGACCTGAATGTCCTTAAACAGTTTCGGCAAGCCTTCGCGAAAACATTAGCGACAAATGCACAATTGAGTGTAATACAAACGATCCAGGCGTTTGTTGCTAATTGGCTAACGAACGCAAAATTGATTGATATTCATGTGGTCACTGTCAGTCAGGACTACGACGTAAGCGTGATGGATAACGGCTTTGATATCCTTATAAACGTCGAAGGCGGCGTTTGCCTTTCCTATACAGATTATCAACTGAATCTTGAACAACAAGCTTGGATGTTATCGGCCCTAGCTGATATTTATGAGGCAAGTGATAATCAGCAAGTAAACTCTGAAGTTAGTACTTACATACCAATCGAAACTGCGCTTATTGAAGTGCCTGATATTGTTTATAGCTTGCGCTTAGTTCAAGACCAGCTTATTTACGAACAGGCTAATTCTGCATTGGCTAATATGCTCGGCGTAACTATCGATGAAATTCTTGGTAAAACAGAACAACACTTTTTAATTGATGAGCTAGTAGAGATCAATTTAGAGCATTACTGGCGAGTACTTAATGGTGAATCTGATGTTATTTTAGAACAAGAGTGGCAGTTTAAACATCAAGATGGCAGCCGAGTTTTGGAATCGCGATTGGCACCTAAGGTTAACCCTCAAGGGGAAACAGAGGGGGTTTTGGTCATTAGCCGCGATGTTTCTTACCGAAAACGTCAATTTGTGGTCCAGCAGCTTGTGTTTGATAACTCAGCCAATGGTTTGCTGATGTTAGATAAAAAAGGCATTTTTCGCGCTAATCAGCAAGCACTCAATTTATTGCAGCTTGCCAATGAAAAAAGTCTTATTGGCCAAACCTTATTAAATTTAAGTCCTGAAAAGCAACCCGATGGTCAACCATCAGATAAAAAATTAGCCATTATGGAAAAATTGGCTGACATGTGCGGCCAACATAAATTTGATTGGATGTTTCAAAGCGCGACCGGCCAAGCTTTTCCAGCTGAAGTTAATATGCATCGAGTTTGTGAAGAGC
This genomic window from Saccharobesus litoralis contains:
- the nfuA gene encoding Fe-S biogenesis protein NfuA, giving the protein MSENSPLISISEAAQGHFAKLLETQPEGTQIRVFVVNPGTPNAECGVSYCPADAIEDKDIRITFSAFDAIIDPDSEAYLEEAVIDFTTDQMGSQLTLKAPNAKMRKVAEDAPLQERVEYVLESTINPQLANHGGKVMLAELTEEGVAVLQFGGGCNGCSMVDLTLKEGIEKQLLEQFPGELTGVKDATDHEHGDHSYA
- a CDS encoding polysaccharide deacetylase family protein produces the protein MFILSLMRQSLRFCFLSLALLTYSVSCFAQQHAVILQYHHVAENTPPVTSISPTGFSQHMQYLADEGYQVLALPDIVQRIKSNQALPEKAVAITFDDGYANLMEHAIPELIQRGWPYTIFINPGLVGKTIYMDWPQIKNVAKQGATIANHGWQHDYWVRPEQGMSQQAWRDKVEQQILTAEQEIAKQTGQRHKMVAYPYGEYDLSLANWLEEQGFIAFGQHSGPMSRYSHWQSLPRFPANGIYANLNTLKTKLASLPFPVKATRYIEPVVKQPFKPVLDIEFEQVQDFSLQQINCFVAGQDKPKVTIVNTKHIQVQASQSLTEGRHRYNCTAPSRAKPGQYYWFSQPWLRVP